In the genome of Sorangium aterium, one region contains:
- a CDS encoding glycogen synthase: MPRLKILFVVSECVPFSKTGGLADVAGALPIALAAAGHDVRVVMPAYRVAKRYLARQIALAEQRPAGSEAVAAPAVAAAAAGNGLAASAADAVPSADAAPAADAVPAADAVPAADAAPVADAARGEDGEPPAERFVPHRLPLSLGVPLGGGEAWTAVWETRLDPGTPGAPAPRVYLLEHDVLYDRDGIYGDPHGEFGDNLARYALLSRGALQLCHALEFWPDIVHVHDWQSALVPLYLNVLEHRSPLARAASVLTIHNLGYQGWFNKGQLPTTGLGWDQFHRFCLEAYDSINLLKGGIYNATLVSTVSPRYAQEIQTWEGGEGLDGVLRDRGTDVIGILNGIDDSIWNPATDPHIAAPFSAEDLGNKRLCKAALQREMGLEERPDVPLLGLISRLATQKGIDILAGALDHILSLDVQLIVLGSGERWAEDLFSRISGASDRFRVYVGMNEGLAHRIEAGADLFLMPSRYEPCGLNQMYSQRYGTLPVVRAVGGLDDTVENNVTGFKFEEMSSSALGNTVAWAVHLYRADPAYFRSMQLRAMKKNFGWAQAARQYEALYRLAIARRTGRPF; this comes from the coding sequence ATGCCGCGCCTCAAAATTCTCTTCGTGGTGTCCGAGTGCGTTCCCTTCAGCAAGACAGGTGGTCTAGCCGACGTGGCGGGCGCGCTGCCGATCGCGCTCGCCGCGGCCGGTCACGACGTGCGCGTCGTGATGCCGGCGTACCGTGTCGCCAAGCGCTACCTCGCCCGCCAGATCGCGCTCGCCGAGCAGCGGCCCGCGGGCAGCGAGGCCGTCGCCGCGCCGGCCGTCGCCGCTGCGGCCGCCGGTAACGGGCTCGCCGCCTCAGCGGCTGACGCGGTTCCATCGGCCGACGCCGCCCCGGCTGCCGATGCCGTCCCGGCGGCCGACGCCGTCCCGGCGGCCGACGCCGCTCCGGTGGCCGACGCGGCCCGAGGCGAAGACGGCGAGCCTCCGGCGGAGCGCTTCGTGCCGCACCGGCTACCGCTCTCGCTCGGCGTGCCCCTCGGCGGTGGCGAAGCGTGGACCGCCGTCTGGGAGACGCGCCTCGATCCCGGGACGCCCGGCGCGCCTGCGCCCCGCGTGTACCTGCTCGAGCACGACGTGCTCTACGATCGCGACGGCATCTACGGCGACCCGCACGGCGAGTTCGGCGACAACCTCGCCCGCTACGCGCTCCTGTCGCGCGGCGCGCTGCAGCTCTGCCACGCGCTCGAGTTCTGGCCGGACATCGTCCACGTCCACGACTGGCAGTCGGCGCTCGTCCCGCTCTACCTCAACGTGCTCGAGCACCGGTCGCCGCTCGCGCGCGCCGCGTCCGTGCTGACCATCCACAACCTCGGCTACCAGGGCTGGTTCAACAAGGGACAGCTCCCCACGACCGGGCTCGGGTGGGATCAGTTCCACAGGTTCTGCCTGGAGGCGTACGACAGCATCAACCTGCTCAAGGGCGGCATCTACAACGCCACGCTCGTCTCCACGGTCTCCCCCAGGTACGCGCAGGAGATCCAGACGTGGGAGGGCGGGGAGGGGCTCGACGGCGTGCTGCGGGATCGCGGCACCGACGTGATCGGGATCCTCAACGGCATCGACGATTCCATCTGGAACCCCGCGACCGATCCCCACATCGCGGCGCCGTTCTCCGCCGAGGATCTCGGCAACAAGCGCCTCTGCAAGGCGGCGCTCCAGCGAGAGATGGGGCTCGAGGAGCGCCCCGACGTCCCGCTCCTCGGGCTCATCAGCCGCCTGGCGACCCAGAAGGGGATCGACATCCTCGCGGGCGCGCTCGATCACATCCTCTCGCTCGACGTCCAGCTCATCGTCCTGGGCTCCGGCGAGCGCTGGGCCGAGGACCTCTTCTCGCGGATCTCCGGCGCGAGCGACCGCTTCCGCGTCTACGTCGGCATGAACGAGGGGCTCGCCCACCGCATCGAGGCGGGCGCCGACCTCTTCCTGATGCCGTCGCGCTACGAGCCCTGCGGGCTGAACCAGATGTACAGCCAGCGCTACGGGACGCTGCCGGTCGTGCGCGCGGTCGGCGGCCTCGACGACACGGTCGAGAACAACGTCACCGGCTTCAAGTTCGAGGAGATGTCGTCGAGCGCGCTCGGGAACACCGTCGCGTGGGCGGTGCACCTCTACCGCGCCGACCCGGCCTACTTCCGGTCGATGCAGCTGCGGGCGATGAAGAAGAACTTCGGCTGGGCGCAAGCCGCGCGGCAGTAC